The following proteins are co-located in the Castanea sativa cultivar Marrone di Chiusa Pesio chromosome 8, ASM4071231v1 genome:
- the LOC142608198 gene encoding UDP-glycosyltransferase 87A1-like, producing MAHPVSDMNSVNAEPTTQCHVVAMPSPGRGHINPMMNLCRILASKNSNILVTFVVTEEWLGFIGSDPKPDNIRFGTIPNVVPSELVRAADISSFAEAVMTKLEAPFEQLLDQLEPPVTVIMADTFLFWAVGVGNRRNIPVASFWPTSMSMFTIVQHVDLLVKNGHFPSDSAKSKEHVDYIPGISSTQLGNIPFNGRNQQLSKRMLEAFSWVNKAHYLILTSIYEFESKVFDVLKAKFSFPVYAMAQIVPNFEFGENTNHGDNNYLHCLDCQPRSSVLYI from the exons ATGGCACATCCTGTTTCGGACATGAATTCCGTCAATGCTGAACCAACCACGCAGTGCCACGTGGTGGCCATGCCTTCTCCAGGCCGTGGCCACATCAACCCCATGATGAACCTCTGCAGGATACTAGCTTCCAAAAACAGCAATATCCTCGTCACTTTCGTTGTCACCGAAGAATGGCTCGGTTTCATCGGCTCCGATCCTAAGCCTGACAACATTCGCTTCGGCACCATTCCTAACGTTGTCCCATCAGAGCTAGTCCGCGCAGCTGACATTTCCTCCTTTGCCGAAGCTGTCATGACGAAATTGGAAGCTCCATTTGAGCAGCTCCTTGATCAGCTTGAACCTCCAGTTACAGTTATCATGGCTGatacttttcttttctgggCAGTTGGAGTTGGGAACCGAAGGAATATTCCGGTGGCATCGTTTTGGCCTACGTCGATGTCCATGTTTACCATCGTCCAACATGTGGATCTTTTAGTCAAAAATGGTCATTTCCCATCTGACTCAG cAAAATCGAAGGAGCATGTAGATTACATCCCTGGAATTTCCTCCACACAACTAGGGAATATTCCTTTTAATGGGAGAAACCAGCAATTGTCGAAAAGGATGCTCGAAGCTTTTTCATGGGTAAACAAAGCACACTATCTCATATTAACTTCCATTTATGAGTTCGAATCCAAAGTATTTGATGTTCTAAAAGCAAAATTCTCATTCCCGGTATATGCTATGGCTCAAATCGTACCTAACTTTGAATTTGGAGAAAACACAAACCACGGTGACAACAACTATCTACATTGTTTAGACTGCCAACCTAGAAGTTCCGTTTTATACATCTAA
- the LOC142606184 gene encoding UDP-glycosyltransferase 87A1-like: MGSFLSLSSAQMDEIAAGLCDSGVRFFWVARDETSRLKEVCGHRGLVVPWCDQLMVLSHSSIGGFWSHCGWGSTREGMLCGIPFLTFPIMFDQILNSKLIVEDWKIGWRVKQDVGMNNLVSRVEIAKLVQKFMNFENDEVKEIRTRASEVQRIYQRAIAKGGSSETNINAFIQDLSHSMVIE; this comes from the coding sequence ATGGGAAGTTTTCTTTCATTGTCTAGTGCCCAAATGGATGAAATTGCAGCTGGTTTGTGTGATAGTGGCGTCAGATTCTTTTGGGTGGCACGTGACGAGACTAGCAGATTGAAAGAGGTTTGTGGTCATAGAGGATTAGTAGTGCCTTGGTGTGATCAATTGATGGTCTTATCTCATTCTTCTATTGGGGGCTTTTGGTCACACTGTGGGTGGGGTTCCACTCGAGAAGGAATGTTATGTGGTATTCCTTTTCTTACCTTTCCTATAATGTTTGATCAAATCCTGAATAGTAAGTTAATTGTGGAAGATTGGAAAATTGGGTGGAGGGTGAAGCAAGATGTGGGAATGAACAATTTGGTGTCAAGAGTGGAAATTGCAAAGCTAGTGCagaaatttatgaattttgaaaatgatgAAGTGAAAGAAATTAGGACAAGAGCAAGTGAAGTTCAACGGATTTATCAACGTGCAATTGCAAAAGGAGGATCATCTGAAACCAACATCAATGCCTTCATCCAAGACCTTTCACATAGCATGGTTATTGAGTAG